The genomic segment GATCGGACACGGCGATGACCGACAGAGCGTTGTTGCGCCCCGCTGCGGTCAGCGACGTCCCGTCGATGGGATCCACGGCCACGTCCGCGCGGGGGCCGCGGCCGTTGCCGACCCGCTCCCCGTTGTACAGCATCGGCGCCTCATCCTTCTCGCCCTCGCCGATCACGATCGTGCCGTCGAAGTTCACCGTCGTGAAGAAGGCCCGCATGGCGTCCACCGCGGCGCCGTCCGCCGCCTCCTTCGCGCCCCGGCCGATGAACGGGACCGCGCGGATCGCGGCGGCCTCCGTCGCGCGCACCAGTTCCAGAGCGAGGTTGCGATCGGGGTGGAGGGGACTCATGTCCGCGGTCAGGCTCACCATGCGGTCAGCCTAGCCAGTATCCCGCGCCGATCCCGATGGTTTCCCTCCCGCAGCGACGAAGGAAGGGCGTTTCTTTCCGCGATCGCAGAGACGAGGCTTTCCCCGGCCTCCTTCGCAGGAGGCATCCGTCACCCGGCCGACCCCTTCGATAGAGTTTCCGGTGACGCCCGCCACTATCTACAGGGAGCACTCATGCCCGTCGCCACCCCGGAGCAGTACGCCGACATGCTGGACCGCGCGAAGGCCGGTGGCTTCGCGTATCCCGCCATCAACGTCTCGAGCTCGCAGTCGATCAACGCGGTCCTCCAGGGCCTCACCGAGGCCGGCTCGGACGGCATCCTCCAGGTCACCACGGGCGGCGCGGACTACTTCGCCGGGCACACCGTCAAGAACCGCGCGGCCGGCGCGCTGGCGTTCGCCAAGTTCGCCACCGAGGTGGCCAAGAGCTACCCGATCACCGTCGCGCTGCACACCGACCACTGCCCCAAGCCGGCACTGGCCGACTTCGTGCTCCCGCTCATCGAGGCATCCGAGGAAGAGGTCAAGGCCGGACGCAACCCGATCTTCCAGTCCCACATGTGGGACGGCTCGGCCGTGCCGCTCGACGAGAACATCGAGATCGCCAAGGACCTCCTCCCCCGCCTCAAGAACATCAACGCCATCCTCGAGGTCGAGATCGGCGTCGTCGGCGGCGAGGAGGACGGCGTCCAGCACGAGGGCTCCAACGAGGCTCTCTACACCACCGTCGCCGACGTGACCAAGGCCGTCGAGGCGCTCGGCCTCGGCGAGAACGGCCGCTACATCTCGGCCCTCACATTCGGCAACGTCCACGGCGTGTACAAGCCGGGCAACGTCAAGCTGCGTCCCGAGCTCCTCGGCGAGATCCAGGAGGGCATCGCCGCGAAGTTCGGCACCGGCGCCAAGCCGCTGGACCTGGTCTTCCACGGCGGCAGCGGCTCGACCGACGAGGAGATCGCCCTCGCCGTGGCGAACGGCGTGGTGAAGATGAACATCGACACCGACACCCAGTACGCCTTCACCCGTTCCGTCGCCGGCTTCATGTTCCAGAACTACGACGGCGTGCTCAAGGTCGACGGCGAGGTGGGCAACAAGAAGGCCTACGACCCCCGGGCCTGGGGCAAGATCGCCGAATCGGCGATGGCCGCTCGCGTCGTGGAGGCCACGAAGCAGCTCGGCTCGCACGGCAAGAGCCTCGCGGCCTGACGAAGACGATCAGCGGATGCCGCGGCATCGCGCCCTTCATCGGCGCGGCGTCGCGGCATCCGCCGTCTGGGTCTACGAGGGACCGACGTAGCCGTCGAGCAGTCCCGGCGCGCCGTGCGGACGGTGCGTCACGACGACCTCGTCGCCGGCCTGGACGGTGCCGCCCCGCACCACGCGCAGGTACGGGCCGAGCCGGCGCTCGGCCGAGAACCGCTTGACCCAGCCGCGCGCCTCCGGGCCGCCGACCCACCGCGCGAAGGTCTGGCACGGCGTGCGGGGCATCGTCACCTCGACGTCGACGCGCTCGCCGATCCGCCAGCGCTCGCCGATGAGCGCGGCGTTCACGTCGAGGCCCTCGATCCGCAGGTTCTCGCCGAACCACCCCGGCGCAAGCGCGCGGCCGAGCTCGGACTCCCAGAAGGCGGCGTCCTCCTGCGCGTAGGCGTAGAGCGCCTTGTCGAGGCCGCCGTGATGCTTGCGGTTGGCCTGGACGTCGCCGCGGACGCCGTAGGGACCCACCCGCACGGGCCCGTCGAGGGCGCCCTTGTCGATCGCGGTGACGCCGTTGGTGCCGGCGTCGGGACGAAGCTGCCGCACGGCGCAGACGGCGAGGAGGCGGGGCATCCGCTCATCGTAAGCCAGTCGGCGGCGCGGAGGGGCGACCCTCACTCGGTGGACGGCCCCGCAGGCTCCCCGCGCAGCAGCACGCGGCCGTCCGGAACCGCGCGCACCTCGATCGCGGCGATCTCGTCGGGATCGAGCGCGGTGCCCGCTTCCAGCCGCGCGGTCGTCCCGGGGGCGGCCCGCCAGGACGAGAGCTCGCTCGTGGTGCCGTCCGCGGCGGTGACGACCAGCACGTAGGGCCACTCCCGGTCCTCGGCGTACGGATCCCGGCTCGGCGGGTAGTGGCAGACCATCTCGATGCGCGTGCCCCAGGCCACCTCGGCGAGCTCGACCGTGGCCGACAGCGACACGTCGGCCACCGGTTCCAGCGCGAGGACTTCATCGAGGCGCGGTCCGGGACGAAGCGCGGTGCCGATCGCCACCGCTGCCACGATCGCCACCGCCGCCGCCGCAGCCAGCCCGGTGACCCACGCCCGCGTGCGCCGGCGGCGGGCGTCGCGGGCGCCCCGCGCGACCACCCGCGCCCGCGCGGCCGGATCCGGGCCGGTGCCGTCCACCGGATCGAGGAGGGCGCCGGCGCGATCGGCCGGCACGCGGGCCAGCAGCCCGAGCGTGGGCGCGAGCTCCGACAGCGCCGCACGACAGAGAGGGCAGTCCTCCAGGTGCGCCTCGTAGCGCGCGCGGTCGTCGGACGTCAGCGCCCGGACGAGGTACGCGGCGTCCCAGTCGGCGAAGCGGGCGTGATCGCTCGTCATCGCGTCACGCCCTTCTCCTGCAGCGCGAGCCGCAGCGCGCGCAACCCGTAGTGCAGCCGGGACTTCACGGTCCCCTCGGGCACCTCCAGCTCGCGGGCCATCTCGGCGACGGACATCCCGCGGTAGTAGGCGCGGATCACGACCGACCGGTGCTCGACGGTGAGGGCGGCGAGCGCCTCTTCGACGAGGATCGCCTCGAACAGCGCATCGGTGGCATCGGGGACGACCCGCTCGGGCACCTCGGCGACGCCGATCTCGCGACGGCGGCGCGCGCTGCGGGCCTCGTCGATCACGAGGTGGCGTGCCACGGTGAACATCCACGACCTCGTCGTCGACGGGTCCTCCTCGAGGATTCTCGGCGTCCGCCACGCCCTCAGCAGTGTCTCCTGCACGATGTCGTCCGCTCCGGCGCGATCGCCGGTGAGATGCACGACGTAGCGCCACACCGGCGCCGCATGCGCGTCGTAGAGGGCGGCGAGGCGCTCCGCGTCGCGGCTGTCGGCGCTGTACCGGCGTTCCGCGCTGTCGTGCGGCATCCATCACCTCCCGCAGGAGACACGAAGCGCGCGTCCGGCGGGTTCAGCCGGACCCCGCGCCGCGTCCGTCACACCGAGTATGGCCCCGCGGGGCGCTGCGGGCGACGCCCGTGGGCTCGTGCGCCGCGCTGCTCAGCGGCGGCCGGTGCTGTCGAGGAGCGCCTGCCACACCGCCGGGTCGTTCACGATCGGCACCATCATCAGCGCACCCGCCGCGAAGGAGAACACGATGCCGGCGGTCAGCGGGATCCACCACGTGAGGCGGCCCCTGCGCAGGTTCCAGAGCGAGACGAGCAGCGTCAGGATCCATCCGACGGCGAGCACGATCGCCGCAGCGACCCCCCAGGGGCGTCCGGCCGCCGGGTCGGAGAGCTGCGCGTCCACCCCCATGAAGCCGAGCACCATCCCGGCGTACTCGTTGTAGTCCAGGTAGGCCGGGAACGCCGAGATGACGCTCACCAGTCCGTAGGCGAGGAGCGCGAACGTCACCACGCGGTCGACGCGGCGCGGGCGCGGCGACGGGACGACGGGCGCCGTCGCCGGCGGGGCTCCCGCGTCGGCGACGACGGGCGCAGCCGTCGCGAGCTGCCAGGGCGCGGGCTCCTGGATGCGGGCGCGCTGCTCCTCCACCGTCGCGTACTCGCCGTACTGCGGCCGTGGCCGCACGTCGGAGGCTCCGGCCGGATCGGTCACGAGCGGCTGCGGCCGCCGACGGCGCGCGCGTCGCGCTTGCCCGAGGCATCCTGCCGCAGCTCCTTGGGCAGCGAGAACATGAGGTCCTCCTCGGCGGTGCGGACTTCTTCCACGACGCCGTACCCGGCGGCCGCGAGATCACGCAGCACCTCCTGCACGAGAACGTCGGGGACGGAGGCTCCGCTGGTCACGCCCACGGTTTCGACGCCCTCGAGCCACGCCTGTTCGATCTCGTCCGCGTAGTCCACGCGGTAGGCGGCCTTGGCACCGTACTCCAGGGCCACCTCGACCAGTCGCACGCTGTTGGACGAGTTCGCCGAACCGACGACGATCACGAGATCCGCGTCCTTGGCGACCTTCTTGATGGCGACCTGGCGGTTCTGCGTGGCGTAGCAGATGTCGTCCGAGGGCGGGTCCTGCAGCTGCGGGAAGCGCGCGCGGAGGCGACGCACCGTCTCCATGGTCTCGTCGACCGACAGCGTCGTCTGCGACAGCCACACGACCTTCGACGGGTCGCGCACCTCGATGGTGTCGGCCTCGTCGGGCGAGTTCACGATCGTGACGTGGTCGGGCGCCTCTCCGGCGGTGCCCTCGACCTCTTCGTGGCCGACGTGGCCGATCAGGAGGATCTCGAAGTCGTCCCGCGCGAAGCGCACCGCCTCGCGATGCACCTTGGTCACCAGCGGGCAGGTCGCGTCGATCGCGCGCAGGCCCCGGTCGGATGCCGCGTTCACGACGGCCGGCGACACGCCATGGGCGCTGAACACCACGTGCGCGCCCTCGGGGACCTCGTCGACCTCTTCGACGAAGACCGCGCCCTTCTGCTCGAGCTCGGTCACGACGTGGATGTTGTGCACGATCTGCTTGCGCACGTACACCGGCGCCCCGAAGCGCTCCAGTGCCTTCTCGACGGCGATGACCGCCCGGTCGACGCCGGCGCAGTAGCCGCGCGGCGATGCCAGCAGCACCTTCTTCTGTCCGGCGACGGCGATATCCTTGAGCGGTTCGCGCCGGCGCGGGATGCGCGGGACGGGCATGCTCACAGGGGCATGGCTCACACGGGTCGATCCCACGGTGCTGGTGCTCACCCCTCGATTCTACGGGCGGCCTCCTGAGCGGGGCCTCGGCGCGGCGCCCGCGCCGCCCGCCGTCATCCCGGCGGATCCTCCGGCCGGGGACGAAAGGACCGCATGACCTCCTTCCAGCCCGCCGTGGTCCCCGGCGAGCCCCCGCCCGCCGACTCGGTGCGCCCTCGCGACTCCACCCCCCAGGCGCCCACGTCGGTCGCCCGCCTGAACGACACGATCCGCGGCTTCGTGCAAACCTGGGGCTCGGTGTGGGTCGAGGGCGAGATCACCGGGTGGAATCAGCGCGGCGGCAACGTCTTCGGGCGCCTGAAGGACCTCGTGACGGACGCCACGATCTCGTTCCGGGTGTGGTCGTCCACGCGGGACCGCCTCCCCGGCGACCTCAAGGTCGGCGACCACGTCATCGCGTGCGTCAAGGCCGACTACTTCGTCAAGAGCGGCGACTTCGGCTTCAGCGTCTCGGCCATGCGGCACGTGGGGCTCGGAGATCAGCTGGAACGGCTGGAGCGGCTCCGCGTGCAGCTGCGCCAGGAGGGCCTCTTCGACCCTTCCCGCAAGAAGGCACTGCCGTTCCTGCCTCACCTCGTGGGGCTGATCACCGGCGAGAACTCGGACGCCGAGAAGGACGTCCACCGCAACGCCGAGCTGCGCTGGCCCCACGTGAGGTTCCGCACCAAGTACGCGGCGGTTCAGGGGGACCGCTGCGTTCCCGAGACCATCGCGGCGCTGAAGGCGCTGGATGCCGCCCCCGACGTCGACGTGATCATCATCGCGCGCGGCGGCGGCGATCCCCAGACCCTCCTGGGGTTCAGCGACGAGCGCCTGCTGCGGGCCGTGGCGGCGGCATCCACCCCCGTCGTGAGCGCCATCGGCCACGAGAACGACCATCCGCTCCTCGACGACGTCGCCGACCTGCGGGCGTCGACGCCGACCGACGCCGCGAAGCGGGTCGTGCCGGACGTCGCCGAGCAGCGAGCGCTCGTCGCGCAGCTGCGCGCGCGCCTGACGACCCGTCTCACCCAGCGTCTCGGCCATGACATCGCACAGCTGGAGCAGCTGCGGTCGCGGCCGGCGCTGCGCTCGCCCGAGTCGCTGCTGACGACGCGCGCGCACGAGGTGGAGCTGCTGGCCGCGCGCGGCCGGGAGCGGATCGACCGGACGCTGCAGCTGCACGAGCGGCGCACGGCGGAGCTGCAGGCGACCCTGCGCGCGCTCTCCCCCGCGTCGACCCTCGCCCGCGGCTACGCGATCGCGCATCTGGCCGACGGCGTCATCGTGCGCGACGCGGGGCAGGCTCCGCCGTCCACCTCCGTCGTCGTGACCGTCGGACGGGGGTCGTTCGCGGCGCGCTCAGAGGGCGAGGTCGCCGAGGGCGGCGCGGCCGCCGGCGGCACCGTCGACGCGGCAGGAGCAGCGGATGCCGCGGGGTCCGGGGCCGTCCCCGCGCCGAACTAGACTGGGGGCCATGACCGAGTCGAGCGGCGCCCCCGGCGACGTCGCGACCCTCTCGTTCGAGCAGGCGCGCGACGAGCTCGTGCGCGTGGTCGCCGAGCTGGAGCAGGGCGCACCGACCCTCGAACACTCCCTCGCACTGTGGGAACGAGGTGAGGCGCTCGCGGCGCGATGCGAGGAGTGGCTGCTGGGCGCCAAGCGCCGCCTGGAGGCCGCCCGGGCCTCGGCGGAGCCCGCCGCGCGCCGCACGGATGAGAACGGCGGCGCATGATGGCGCGTGAACCGCGCATCGTGGCAGAGCTGGGCCGCCCGGAGACGCCAGACGAGACGGCGGCCCGCAAGGCCGAGTCCTCGCGCATCTACCGGTCCAGCCAGAACGTCCGCAATCTGGTCGCCGCACTGCTGGTGACCCTCGGGGTCGTGCTGGTGATCATGCTCGCCGTCCCCCGCGGCACACCGCCCGCCCGCGAGCCGATCGATGTCGCCGTCGTGGCCGAGCGCGTCTCGGCCTCCGAGGGAAGAACGGTCATCGCTCCCGAGCTGTCGGAGGGGTGGGTGGTCAACAGGGCCGGCGTGGAGGGCAGCGGCGCGGCCCGCGCGTTCACCGTGGTCTACGCCCCGTCAGGCGTGGACGACCGCGGTTTCCTCCGCGTCGCGCAGGGCTTCGACGCCGACGAGTCGTGGCCCACCCGTGTGCTCGCCGGTGCGGCGCCGCAGACCACGGTGACGATCGACGGCATCTCGTGGGACCGCTACGAGCTCGACCCCGATCGCACGGGCAACATCTCGGTCGCGATCGCCACCGACGCCGGGCCCGACACGGTGCTCATCTACGGCACCGCCCCCGACGGCGCGCTGGAAGAAGCGGCGCGCTCCGTCACCGATCAGATCACCGCACTGCGCGAGGAGGACGAGTGACCGACCAGCCCACACCCGCGAAGGCCTGGCAGGAGATGGAACGGGGCAACGCGCGATTCGTCGCCGGCGAGCCCCGCCACCCCCGTCAGGACGTCGACACCCGCCACACCCTCGCTGACGGTCAGCGTCCCCGAGCGGCGCTGTTCGGATGCTCGGACTCGCGCCTGGCGGCCGAGATCATCTTCGACAAGGGCCTGGGCGACCTGTTCGTGGTGCGCAACGCCGGGCAGGTCATCTCCGACTCCGTCGTCGGCAGCCTGGAATACGCCGTCGCCGTCCTCAAGGTGCCCCTCATCGTCGTGCTCGGCCACGACGCGTGCGGCGCGGTGCGCGCCGCGATCGACAGCACCGACATCGACGCCGCTCCCCTCCCGCCGCATATCTGGCGACTCATCTCGCCGATCGTCCCCGCCGTGCGCCGCGTGCAGCGGCAGACCGCCGTGGACGGCGTCCTGCCGGAGGAGATCGACGCCGACGAGGTGGGGCGCGAGCACCTCCGCGACACCGTGGCAGACCTGCTCCACTCATCGGAGCTCATCAGCGAGGCCGTCGCCGAGGGCAGGCTCGCGATCGTCGGGGCGAAGTACCGCCTCGCCGAGGGCACGGCGGTGCCCGACGTCATGGTCGGCATCACCCAGCCGGCCTGATCCCCTTCATCCCCCCACCCCGTACCGACACGTGAGGAACAACGACGTGACCGACATCGAGTACCGCATCGAGCACGACACCATGGGCGAGGTGCGCGTCCCGAAGAACGCGCTCTACGCGGCGCAGACGCAGCGCGCGGTCGAGAACTTCCCGATCTCGGGCGACCCGCTCGAGGCTGCGCAGATCGTGGCTCTCGCGCGCATCAAGAAGGCCGCGGCACTGGCCAACAAGGAGCTGGGCACGCTCGACGCAGCCATCGCCGACGCGATCGCCGGCGCCGCCGACCGCATCATCGCGGGCGAGTTCGCCGATCAGTTCCCCATCGACGTGTACCAGACCGGCAGCGGCACCTCCTCGAACATGAACATGAACGAGGTGCTGGCGACCCTTGCGACGCAGGCGCTCGGCGCCACGGTGCACCCGAACGACCACGTGAACGCCTCGCAGTCGTCCAACGACGTCTTCCCCACCTCCGTGCACATCGCCGTGACACAGGAGCTCATCGACGATCTGATCCCCGCGCTGGACCACCTCGCCGTCGCCCTGGAGGCGAAGGCCGAGGAGTGGAAGACCGTCGTCAAGGCGGGACGCACCCACCTGATGGATGCCACACCGGTCACGCTGGGCCAGGAGTTCGGCGGCTACGCCCGGCAGATCCGCCTCGGGATCGAGCGTGTGCAGGCCGTCCTCCCCCGCGTCGCAGAGGTGCCGCTGGGCGGCACCGCCGTCGGCACGGGGATCAACACGCCGCTGGGCTTCCCGCAGCGGGTCATCGAGCTGATCGTCGCCGACACCGAGCTTCCCATCACGGAGGCCAAGGACCACTTCGAAGCGCAAGCCAACCGCGACGGCCTCGTGGAGGCATCCGGCGCCCTGCGCACCATCGCGGTGTCGCTCACGAAGATCAACAACGACCTCCGGTGGATGGGCTCCGGGCCGAACACCGGTCTCGGCGAGCTGCATATCCCCGACCTGCAGCCGGGCTCGTCGATCATGCCGGGCAAGGTCAATCCGGTCGTCCCCGAAGCGACGCTCATGGTGTGCGCACGGGTGATCGGCAACGACGCGACGGTGGCGTGGGCCGGCGCCTCGGGCGCGTTCGAGCTCAACGTCGCCATCCCGGTGATGGGAACCGCCGTGCTGGAGTCCATCGAGCTGCTCGCGAACGCCTCGCGCCTGCTCGCCGACCGGACGATCTCCGGTCTGCAGGCCAACGTCGAGCGCGCCGCGGCCTACGCGGGGATGTCGCCCTCCATCGTCACGCCCCTGAACAAGTTGATCGGCTACGAGGCTGCGGCGAAGATCGCGAAGCACTCGGTCGCGAAGGGGATCACCGTGCGCGAGGCGGTGATCGACCTCGGCTACGTGGAGCGCGGGGAGCTCACCCTCGAGCAGCTCGACGAGAAGCTCGACCTGCTGTCGATGACGCACCCGGGCTGAACCGGCGTCCCGTGCCGGATGGGGCGCCGGGGGGCGATAATCAGGGAATGGCCGGCACGCCTCGCCCGATCCCCGCGCGCGTCAGGATCCTCGCAGCGATCCTCGCGGTGGCGTGCGTCGGATTGGCGATCGTGGGAAGCGTGACGTTCCTGGTGCAGCGCGAACAGGCGATCAACGGCGTGAACGACCGGCTGCGCGCTCAGGTCGAGTCGCTGGAGGCGCTCGCCGACGACAGTGGGCCGGCCGACGTCGGGGGCGGCGTGGAGGCCGCCGAGGAAGAGCTCGACCCGGCGGACTACGAGACCGTCGACGACTTCCTCTACGCCATCGTCGCGGGCCTCGTTCCAGCGCGGAACGAGGCGTCGCTGGCCCTCCTTGACGGCGCGCCGCGGTGGGTGCCGTCGACGTACTCCGGATTCAGCATCGCCGAGAACCAGGAGCTGATCGACCGGGTCGTCGACGAGACGGCGGACGGCACGACGCGGTGGGGCACGGCGGTCACCGACCAGGGCTCGCTGCGCTACATCGCGATTCCGGTCTCGATGCCGGGGGATCCGCGCAAGGGACTCTACGTCCGGGCTGTGAACCTGGGATCCGAGCTGCAGCCGGTGACCACCGCCATGGCGACCTACGTCATCGCGGCCGTCGCGGTCCTCGCCGCGATCGGCGTGGTCGGCTGGTTCGTCACGGGCCGGCTGCTCTCCCCCATCCGCCACCTTCGCGACACCGCCGACGCCATCTCCATCAGCGACCTCTCGCTGCGACTGGAGCCCCAGGGCAACGACGACATCGCCGATCTCTCGCGCACCGTCAACTCCATGCTCGACCGCCTCGAGGGCTCGGTGGACGGTCAGCGCCAACTCCTGGACGACGTCCGGCACGAGCTGAAGACGCCGATCACCATCGTGCGGGGACACCTGGAGCTCATGGACCCGTCGGACTCCGCCGATGTCGCCGCCGCGCGCGACATCGGGATCGCCGAGCTGGACCGCCTCGCCCGCCTGGTGGAGGACATCGACGTGCTGGCCACCGCGGAGGCCGAGTCGTACACGTTCGCCGAGGTGGAGCTGGGTGCGCTCACCGCTCGCGTCGGGGAGCTCGTCGCCGTCATCCCGGGTCACGCGTGGCGCGTCGAGGCGATCGCCGAGGGCGTCACCATCGGGGATCAGGACCGGCTGCTTCAGGCGTGGCTGCAGCTGGCCGACAACGCCGCGAAGTACACCCCCGCCGGAAGTCCCATCGAGATCGGGAGCGCGCGCGACGCCAACGGCGCACAGCTGTGGGTCCGCGATCACGGACCCGGCATCCCGGCCGCCGCGCGCAGCCGCATCTTCCAGCGCTTCAATCGCGCGCAGATCAAGCGGGCCGTGGGAGGATCGGGCCTCGGTCTCGCGATCGTCGACGCGATCGCCAAGGGCCACGGCGGGCACTGTTCGGTGACCGACACGAGCGGCGGCGGGGCCACGTTCACGATTCACCTGCCTCCGGTCGAGGCCGATCTGCCGGCGCCGGTGCGCGCAGGCGATGTCGTTCTGCAACGGGAGGCGTCCGGATGACGAAGATCCTCATCATCGAGGACGAGCCGCGGATCGCCGCGTTCGTCAGCCGCGGTCTGGAGTCCGCAGGCTACGAGACCGTCGTGGTCGAGGACGGCCCCGAAGGTCTCGAGGCCGCGCTCCGCGGCGACGGCGATCTCGTGCTGCTGGACGTCGGCCTGCCCACGATGGACGGGTTCGAGGTGCTGCGCGAGCTGCGGGCGCGCGGCTCGATCGTCCCGGTGATCATGCTGACGGCACGGTCCAGCACGCGCGACACCGTCGCCGGTCTGGATGCCGGAGCCAATGACTACGTGCCCAAGCCGTTCACCTTCGAGGAGCTGCTGGCCCGGGTGCGCTCGCGCCTGCGCGAAACCGTCCCGCAGCCGGGTGTGTCGATCTCGCACGGCGACGTCACGCTGGACATCCTCGCGCGGCGCGCGACCGTGTCCGGTCGCGAGGTGGACCTGTCCGCCCGCGAATTCGCACTGGCCGAGCAGTTCCTGCGCAACCCGGGTCGCGTGCTCAGCCGCGAGCAGCTGCTCAGCCGGGTGTGGGGGCTGGACTTCGACCCCGGTTCGAACGTGGTCGACGTGTACGTCCGCTACCTCCGCGGCAAGCTCGGCCCCGACCACATCGTCACGGTGCGCGGCGCCGGCTACCGCTGGGAGTGATCCTCCGGCCTCGGCGCGAAGAAGCCCCCGGTGCTGGGGGACACCGGGGGCTGTGAAGGGCCGGACTGGGGGATCCGGCCATCATCAGTCGCGCTTGTCTGGGGAATCGCGCGACTGGTCTTTCTTCGCGTCGGGACCAGCGCCGTTGCCGTGCCCGACGTTCGCACCCGCGTGTGCGGGACGCGGGGGGTGAAAGGGTTTCTGCGGCTGCGCGCGTTCGCCGCCGGGGAGGTCACCGGCGGAACGCGAGAGGCCGGGTGCCGTGCCCTGTGGCGACGACTCGGGTGCGGCGAGGCGCCGCTGCGACTCGGCTTCGGCGAGGCGCCGCTCCTCGGTGGTCACGTCGACGGGGACCGGCATCACGGAGGCGTCGTCGTCCTCGGCTGCCCGCTCGCGGTCGAGACGGGCGACGAGCGCCTCGATTCGTCCCGCCGACCAGCCGTGGGCGCTCGCCCACGCGCGGACGGCGTCCCACGATCCGGCGGCCGCCGCTGTCGCGATGACGGACTCGAGCTGGTCGGCGGCCGCGGGGACATCGGGTGCCGTGCCGGCGTCCAGGGGACCGGCAGCGGGCGGGGCATCGGCCCGTCGGACGATGACGGGCGCGGGAGCCTCGGCGACCCCCGCCGGTGGTGCGATCGCGTCCGGCGCGATGACGTCCGGTGCCGGGGTGGGCGCGTCGACCGCAGTGGGCCGCGACGCCGGCGTCGGCGTGGTGGTGGAAGGGGAGGCGGCGGGGACGAGAACCCTGCCCGTGGTGACCGCCGCGCCCGGAGAATCCTGCAGCGCCGCGGTGTTGGTGAGAGCGACCGCAGTGACGACGGCGACGCTTGCCGCGACGGCGGTCAGCCCGCCGACGACGAGCCCCGTGCGTCCGTCCACGTCGATGTCCTGCCTTCCGTGCGTGCGGCGTCGATCCCCCCGTCCATGTTCGCAGACGGGTCGACCGCGCGACGCCGGCACGCCATGAGACTCTTCTCATGGTGCGACGCGGGTCGACCGTGCGTGCAGCCT from the Microbacterium atlanticum genome contains:
- a CDS encoding response regulator transcription factor, giving the protein MTKILIIEDEPRIAAFVSRGLESAGYETVVVEDGPEGLEAALRGDGDLVLLDVGLPTMDGFEVLRELRARGSIVPVIMLTARSSTRDTVAGLDAGANDYVPKPFTFEELLARVRSRLRETVPQPGVSISHGDVTLDILARRATVSGREVDLSAREFALAEQFLRNPGRVLSREQLLSRVWGLDFDPGSNVVDVYVRYLRGKLGPDHIVTVRGAGYRWE
- a CDS encoding sensor histidine kinase; this encodes MAGTPRPIPARVRILAAILAVACVGLAIVGSVTFLVQREQAINGVNDRLRAQVESLEALADDSGPADVGGGVEAAEEELDPADYETVDDFLYAIVAGLVPARNEASLALLDGAPRWVPSTYSGFSIAENQELIDRVVDETADGTTRWGTAVTDQGSLRYIAIPVSMPGDPRKGLYVRAVNLGSELQPVTTAMATYVIAAVAVLAAIGVVGWFVTGRLLSPIRHLRDTADAISISDLSLRLEPQGNDDIADLSRTVNSMLDRLEGSVDGQRQLLDDVRHELKTPITIVRGHLELMDPSDSADVAAARDIGIAELDRLARLVEDIDVLATAEAESYTFAEVELGALTARVGELVAVIPGHAWRVEAIAEGVTIGDQDRLLQAWLQLADNAAKYTPAGSPIEIGSARDANGAQLWVRDHGPGIPAAARSRIFQRFNRAQIKRAVGGSGLGLAIVDAIAKGHGGHCSVTDTSGGGATFTIHLPPVEADLPAPVRAGDVVLQREASG
- a CDS encoding class II fumarate hydratase, producing MTDIEYRIEHDTMGEVRVPKNALYAAQTQRAVENFPISGDPLEAAQIVALARIKKAAALANKELGTLDAAIADAIAGAADRIIAGEFADQFPIDVYQTGSGTSSNMNMNEVLATLATQALGATVHPNDHVNASQSSNDVFPTSVHIAVTQELIDDLIPALDHLAVALEAKAEEWKTVVKAGRTHLMDATPVTLGQEFGGYARQIRLGIERVQAVLPRVAEVPLGGTAVGTGINTPLGFPQRVIELIVADTELPITEAKDHFEAQANRDGLVEASGALRTIAVSLTKINNDLRWMGSGPNTGLGELHIPDLQPGSSIMPGKVNPVVPEATLMVCARVIGNDATVAWAGASGAFELNVAIPVMGTAVLESIELLANASRLLADRTISGLQANVERAAAYAGMSPSIVTPLNKLIGYEAAAKIAKHSVAKGITVREAVIDLGYVERGELTLEQLDEKLDLLSMTHPG